Part of the Candoia aspera isolate rCanAsp1 chromosome 1, rCanAsp1.hap2, whole genome shotgun sequence genome, AGATGGAGGATTGAGTGCAATGTCTTAAAGCACTATGTATAAAAGAGTTTTAAGTTACAGCATATTCTGGAATCTGTGTTAAGGATCCTCTAAGGACACAAATTCAAGAACCCAGAATGATGACTGTTTCAAAGTCTAGGTTGTGTGGACATACGTTAAGCAAGATTTTTAActaaacatgttgtgtgaacacagctcaTATAAAATTATTTGGTTTTCATTCTGAGAGAGCATAAAACAGGCAACAATTAACCCGCTTGAACTACATTTACCCTGCCTCCTCCTCTTTGGGCTATGACCACCAATTGCTCTGTAAAAAGCTCCTCATGAGCTTATTGCacattttatatgattttattaatATAGTTTTGTGTTGCTTGCAGAACAGTCTGAAAGGATTTGTATCCAGCCAGGTAGGAAACAAATTACTgtaatttgaaaacaaaaaaatcaaacccaatttatttcctttttagaaGAAAAGATTACAGACCAACTGGAATCTTCAGGGGATGAGGTTTTGCTGCCCTTGAGCATGCTACCATCTGTCATTCCAAGAGACGATATTCTGGGACCTACAGATCAGTTCATTTTATTGCCAGCAGATACCTCCAGTGGCCCTTCCATTGTCATGGGCCAATCTTTTGAGGCAACAAGTTCCATGTGGGCAGCTGCAACTGGCTTTGAAATGGGAGTGCAGGACCTTGCCATTGACTTAGCTATCACTGACATAATGGCCCCAGTGGCAGTGGAGAAGGAGGGAAGTGGCTACAATGCATTGCCAGAAACCCCAGGTATGACTCCAGCTCCTTCCCTGAAGTATATAACCACAAGTTCCATGACAACCGCAATCCAAGGCCAAGAGCTGGTGGTATTCTTCAGCTTGAGGGTGACCAACATGCGCTTTTCCAATGACCTCTTCAATCAGAGTTCCCCTGAGTACAAAGCACTTGAACAACAGTTCATACAGCTGGTAGGTGACAAAGGATGGTATTGAATTTGTGGataattccccaccccaccccaaagagaACTCTGAGGACATTATGGCCCCAATTAAAATtgaaatagaacaaataaaaactaaTTGAATTGATAGTTAAAAGTACTTTCAGAAGAAAACTACTGTTCCTTCTGCTTACAGTCTCAGCCTTCATGTGCTATTTACTTGATTCTATGCACTGATCCTATAAGGTAAAGGCCTCCTCAAGTTCACCTTGGCTCCCAGAGATGACATGGATATGttcctgttttcttggcaacaatacagcaGTGGTTAATCATTGCcacttgtttgcttatttttttttctttatttgatttcctGGATTAGTTTTAAGCCCTGGGATTGCCTTGTGATTTTCCCTCCCAATATTAACTAAATCTGATTCTGCTTAGATTTTTGAAATTTTTAAGAAATGCTAGTTCAGGATGCATTTTTCAGCTTCTTGGACCCAGTCTTTTATAgccattttttcttttcagttctgaTGCCAAAATGAACTAGGAAGGGAGAAATGTTGGAAGGTGGTAGATGGAGGGTTAACTTATTGTTAATCTCTTGTTTCATGGGTGAGCAATACAAGTTAATACAAAGAAATGTGCGTTTGAGGTTATAGTACCTATTTTGGCCCGAAGAGAATAGCAGTCAACATTGAATTTGTTCTGTTTTACTTACAGTCCAATCCTATGAAAGTACATAAATTTCAAACAGCATAATAATTTACAGATGACTATTAATTTTGTTCTGTGTGATAATACATCTTTCATGTTATGTTCTTATGCAAATCAGATTCTACAGGAAATTGAATGTTCATATCTCATTGTCCTGAAAGTGCATGTGAACAATATTCTGTATAATATAGAGACTCAGGTAATCGTTGTGGAATGACAAATACCATAGAATTATATCTTAGTCCAACATTTTGTTGCTTATATGTTTTACAAATCTGGAGCTCACTCCTTCTACTTGTATAACCTACTGTGGGCAAAATCcatatgaaattaaaagaaacactCATATAGCTGCAATTTACCTTTAAGTAACCTTAAATgtcattgatttctttttaactggATTGCAGTCTATGAATGAAATTTGCATCAAAAGGGCACTCTAGCTGTCTTGCTTAGATTGTTTTAAAAGATCTATCTTGAGAACTGCTGCTGAAAGACTAATACAGAAATTTGCCTTGGTATCAGATGGAAAGTCAGTAAAACAGAGTAAATTTGTCTTTCCCAAAATAAACAGTGCATGTATGTGACAATAATAGCAACatatttttctttggtttttcagCTGCTTCCCTACCTACAGTCCAATCTTACAGGATTTAAGCAGCTGGAAATACTGAATTTCCGCAATGGAAGCGTGATTGTAAATAGCAAAATGAAGTTTGCCAAGTCAGTGCCATACAACATCACAAAGGCTGTTCACTGTGTGTTGGAAGATTTCTGTGATGCAGCAGCTCAGCGTCTTAACCTGGAAATTGACAGCTATTCTCTTGAAATAGAGCCAGGTAACATAAAAAGTGAAGCAGAGAGCAGGGGAAAGGTTGCTGTCCTATAAGCCTTTTACATTGTTACTTGTTCTTCATAGATAAATATCCAGGAAAACCATATGGGGTACAGTATATTTTGAGGAAGCTTGTAAAATAACATGATGCCAAAGAGACTTTATAGCTGGTGGAGTTATTCCCACATCATTTTTTTGAAGTTTTCTCCACTGTCTGGTCAGATATCTTATGGAACATTAGAAAGAACTTCTGAGAACTGTAGTTTCCCAGAAACATGTCTAGAAGTACCTTGAAAAGCTTCCGCTCTTCTTATGATATGGTAGGAACAACAATAGTTGTTCCCTAACACTCACCCCACTGTATCCCAATCCATACTCTTTTCAGCTGCTTTTGTTTTAGGCTCCTATCATTGATAGTAAGTAAGTGAATCTCAACAAGTGTGTGCCCTTTTTCTCAGGATTATAGCTCTGagaaacttttatttattcattcatatctCCAAATCAGACTGACCCTGGCAGTGCATAgtacaaataaaaccaaaaatacaGTAACATCCAATTCTTAATAACAAGCAATTCTCCGTTAACAAGCAaaatgctaggttggcaggagctgggactagcagcgggagctcaccccgtcacgcggatttgaaccgccgaccttctgatcggcaagctcagcagctcagcagtttaacccgcagcgccaccgtgtccctatcaACCTAGTTTACACAGCAATAAATTATAACTTTCTTATATTAAATGTCAAGTTATAATGTCTGTTCCATTGACGATCAGTTCACCAGGCTCTGCAGcactttcttccttgattttcaCTTCAGATATATGACATAATGGGCTGGAACATCTAGCAGGCTGCTCTACAGTGAGTCTTATTAAATAGAGTTTATCTGCTTGAGCAGAATAGGACatttgtatgtctgtgtgtgtgtatatatgcacacatatctTAATTATGTTAAATAGGTTGCAGTTTGAGAAAGTGAAAGAACAAGCAAAAGAACCTGGTAAGCAAACAGACTGACAAATCTTTAGTAGAACAGACGGTGATTGATGGTACCGTGAAGCCTCTAGAGATGGTATGAAAATTGGGCAATAATTAGACCTAACCAAACAGGTGTATATGCTCACGCACAAGTGTATGCCAGGGGGGTTGTAggaattctgttttttaattccttgtatttttttgttttgtcataAAAAACATGGTATACATCTTGCCATGAGCTTCTGTTCTCATCCTTTCACAGTCCAAAAGCTCTTGTGCACCATGTTTATGTTCAGTTGAAGAAAATTGTCAGAGTATGTTGATGTGGCAGTGTCATGACTCTACTGATATTGCCAACATTATGACTGAAAGGTTGTCTTGACAACAGTACTGAAATCTTCTTCATTTAACAACCCGTAACTTAGAATATGGATGCTACACGGAAGGGATACCCAGGTCAGGCTTTAAAAGGTGTTCCCTTTCTAACTGGAAGATTTGATGTTAGAGCATGGATTGTAATGCTTCACGACAGGTAGTAATCAAAACTGTACAAACAAACAGGTGTGAATTAACTTTGCATGGACGCCAGATtggcaggtagtcctcagcttacgtccatttgttcagtgactgttcaaagttgtggTGGTGCTGAataaaatggacttatgaccaatccttaaAGTTCTGGTGATCACAGCACCCCTACAGTCACaagatcacaatctgggcacttggcttATGATTCTGACGTTGCAGGGAGCTggagtcacatgactgccatttgtgaccttccctgctgacttccttcaagcaaagtcaatggggaagccagcagggaaggtcgcaagtcactccagtaagtcCCTCTGGCTTTCTTGCATTTGCGACATGCTGTGCCATACCCTCCACCCCACAGCTTTTCTGCGCTCACACTGCACTGTGCTCTCCACCCCAATGGCCTTCCTGTGCTCATGCAGCAACACAGCATCCCCCTCTCCCAGCCTCTCCCAACTTACACACAGACTGCACTGGGCCTCTCAGGGCCTCCCCTGCCCTCTCCCACCCCCGTGCAGCACAGCAGTGCTCTTTACTGGGAATCCTGccacttcccacttaatgacccacacatcttggggttacaatggcaaccaggactgctgggattgtcgttgctaagcaatgtggtcacattaCATCacactttacttttttttcccaataattttcttgaagattatattatacagataaaactaatacagtcTACATagtatagaaatatattttaaaaattaaaaatttaaaaagtgcagaaaaagaaaaaaaagagaaaaagaaatctccCCCTTCTTTCCCAGCAAGTATAATCAACAGTAACATCTTATCACTATCTCTTAAAGTAAAACCAAATAACTCTTCATCCCATACCTCACCCCATCCTTTATAAACCCATCTCTAAAACCTCATCTCTCcatattaatcagcaaaagtccagtaagggttatcagaaataacaacataactatTACAAACTATACTTGTTAAAGCCCTATTTGAATCCTCCcttttatatctatatctccatttctatttaaatataccccccatttcctctcttcaaataaacaaaatatttaagaCATCATCATCCAGTCCCAGTCAAAAACCATTGAACATTACCATAAATAGCAAcccattattttaaccttgatcaaaaaAACCAATTTtacattctttctttttgatcccCATGATCTTGAGATTCCTCAAAGAAAGTTCTAGCATCTGCTTTCTCatattctctttgtctcttctctcaaAATTCTTGGTGTCTTTGTCAAGGTTCTTTTGTAATTTCAGtgtggcaacttcagcaaatccCTTTTGGAAGTCCAATGTAAAAAAATTATCcacatcactcttctggtttattatttgtatgtcttttAAATCATCATTCAGcctcatttgtaaatccattatttctaTCTCTTTCTTGTAAACTATCATTTTTGAATCCACCTGCAAGTTAATTTCAATTTTATTCAATGGGGATTGTTCCTCTTCAGAAACACCTTCTGATTCTTCTATAGAGGTAAATAACTTTAAAGCTTCCTGTTCCTATTCatcaaaaatctattttaaagtagccatctgataccctctagtgtccaaccttcgaaGTCATCAGTTATTACAAAGATAAACATAGACATTTTCCACAAGAAAGGATCCTTTcaattaacttcaaagtcttaAGTCCAtctctgtaatggaatgtgagaatgaccatggaagatggggggaagaaatgctgcctagggaatgatttaataaaagagggaggagtccacAAGAGAAcagtgggaagagaaagaaactagaaaggacccaccctaaATAATTAGGCAATAAAtagggacagtgggagatttgtactttcagacttgcaagattctgttaatgtagcctaacaataaagttgaattagctcatctggtcgtgtttcctgtctggtttacctgagaGGGCTAACAATCTGAGCCCTTAagctgtttaaaactttctaaagccaacattaatcatccttttgctgtatattctaAAAAAAGATTCTTTTTCTGTTACAAATCTTTAAATTTGTAgttaaacttcttttttaaaaggattgaaaaaaaACTCACCCTGTGATTTCAAATAAAACTTGCCAATCTGAAAGTTCTCAGTCTTTAaaaaacatcacacacacacacacacacattgatagacagacagacacacacacacacagacatataaaaAATCCAAAGTGAATAAGAGATGAGCCTTGGTTGAACTTAAAGTCCATAAAGGTGACATTAGCAGCTATAAGCACAATGGAATCCTGCGACTCGCAGATGATCTCAAGCCAGCTGCAAAAaaacagctgtccagagtacatatGGGTGATCTTGCAATCTCTCCTTGCTCCAGAGAGATTTTGGCAGCCCAAATACCACATTCAAGGACTGTTTTCAGCCACAATGTGTCCCTTTATTCTAGAGGAACATCAGTTCACCATGGTGGCTCACCAGAAGCTTGTGACGTCACACTTTATAACCGCATTGcctagtgacagcaatcccgatcccaattgccatcataatcCAAGGATTATCTGTATAGTGTTTCTAAGAATCCTGAGATTCAAAGCATTCTTGCAAACACTTGCTTTATTCCTTTTGTTTCCATATATAACCATTCTGACACTTGCCACAGAAAATGGTatgttattcattttatttttatacccaCTTGTATTGTCAGATCCAGATTAGAATAATATCTTGTTAGGCAAATGAAGATCACAAAACAAATAGCAGCTGACTTATCAAAATCAGGCAAGATGGCAAAGCAGAAGAGGCAAGGAGAAGAAGATGCGGTGTTGAAACTATGAAATCTGCATTTAGTCACAGTTTTAGATAAAACAAAAGAGGAGTGGGCAGACCTTTAAATTAGGGTCACTATTATAGTTTTAAGTCAGAATTATCCCTAAGAATAAacaattttccccatttttgaagaaataaaatccaGTTGATACGTGAAGATGTCTCCGTTCATCAGATTCTTTACTAGGTGAAAACAGAAGGTGCAGAAGAAGTTGTGGGAGGCAGCTTGTTGTTCAGAGATCTTCCTACCCTCTCCATCTCCATTCTGGGCACACTCTTCTTTGGCAGGGTGGGACCCACAAAGGTTTGCAGGCATCCCCTTGCCTGATAACACTTGAAATGTAGAGTATGTATCCTGCCTTCACCGTTTAATCAGCTGAATTGCAAGGAGCTCCCTTCCCTTGCCAGGAAAAGTGAAAAAGGTACAGCCCAACCAAAATGCTGAAACCAAGAAGTTGAGGGACTAAAAGTGCTTTTCctgaagcatcttctgatttaGTGCACATCTTTGTAAGAGGGAAGAGAACTGAAAGTCAGAGGTGTGCTTCTATCGACATAAGGCATTGCCCATGACCTACTATATAAAACAGGACAGGCTTCTTCCTGGTATGCTGCCTTGTTTTCCTGTAAATGTTGCATTGCTGCCAGTTAGTTAAGTAAGGGCTCTTCAAGTTTCCTTACTGTTTGACGCTATAGAGTGCTGTGCCCtcacttccattttttccctttcttgcattgTGGAGCCCAGGATGGAAAATAGTTCCAGCGAGCTTTTGCCAGAACAGAAGAGATTCTAAGAATGTTTGATGAGTTTGGGAACACAGTCTAAAATGCTACTGAGTCTTGTGATATTTTTGTAAAACTCCCTTCAGTTTCCTGATCCAGGAGAATGCCTGTGTTTTATGGGAGTGCTACTGATGTCAAGCTATTCCACCTCCCTCCTGCCCCACTGCACAAAACACTGCTTCCGTCCGTACTTTTAGATTTCTATTAATAGCTTACTCTTTGTGCTTGTCGCCTGCGTTAATGCGGGCAAATGGTCCACAGTTCCATGAAAAAGGAATTGTCAGGAAATGCAGTAGGATGAAGTCCAACTATTGTTAGGATAGTTCAACCATTACAGAATTTGATGCCCTACTTAGACAATAGTGTGGAATTTATTGCAACCCCCCAATAGTGTTTCAGCCTATCCAATTTCTAACCCAGTTTTGcgacttggattttttttcccatagtcTTTCATATagttgttaattaattaattaattaaatttgtcaccacccatctcctcccaccggagggacaaATAATGCCATTTTAATTGGATGGTCACCGCATATAGGCAGTATTAATATGAATGCACTCATTCAAGAATTTAATTACTAGGCAACAAATGACAAGAATATGAAATTGAAACAGCTAGGGGGTTATTCTCCTTTTATCTGGTGCTACAACAAAAGCAGTGAATTCTTGTTGCATGCCTAAGGAATGAATACCTATCATATTAATTACAGAGGAACAATAATTTCAGCACAATTAGGGTAGACCTTACATATTACAGAACAAAGCCCACCATGGCCAGCAACAGCTGGGTTCCACATTTCTTTGCAATGACACATAGCATGTCCTTTACATCCTGATGAGTGCACCAAGGAGGCTTTAAGTTGGTCGCATTGTGGGATTACCCAGGGTGGACAAGAATGGCCCAGCTGAGAAAGCATTTTGGCAAATCATCCAGAAGTGTCAGATGACTGTCTCCTCTGTGGTGCTTACCATACTAGGTGGTACTCTCCAAAGGTTTTGTGAAGGAGGCACTGCTCATCTCCTCTTCACAGgaaggcatttgctgtaaaagatggctgataaatatttaaaatatatataaaagtaatACCAAATTACTGAACCAAATATATCACTGAAGCTTGTGAAAGCCAAAAAGAAGGGACTCCACTCCATTGCTTCACATTCACATATTAGCAATGGTAGGTAGCTGTGATGAACAAATGTTTTCTCTAGCAACCATAGTGTTGCTAGTGGTCACATGTCCATGTGACCCTGCATCAATGAATTCATTTCAAAAGATTTTCCTCTTCTATTCCAGCTGATCAAGCAGACCCTTGCAAGTTCTTGGCATGTGATGAATTCTCACAGTGCCTAAAGAATGACTGGACAAAAGAGGCAATTTGTCTTTGCAAACCTGGTTATGTAAGAAAAGATGGTCTGCTTTGCCGTAGCATATGTGAAATGGAGCCTCCCCTGTGTGTTAACGGTGGCAAATGTGAATTGGTTCCAGGAAGAGGTGCAGTGTGTAGGTAGGTTCTCTATGATAAGGTTGATGATGAATATTAATGGTACTGCGGACATGGATAAATGTAGTGGCAATTATTGCAATTTTCAAATGGCATTACTCTTTTTTGGATTGTTCAGTGTGGGAAGAGAACATTTTGCATGTAGATTTTGTGCTCTGCCATTAAGCAAAGTTTCCCATTCAAACTCTGGCCTCTCCAATTAAAAGCTTTCTGggaactggactggagagtctttATCTGAAGCTCTAGTGATATGCCACTGGTCAAAACAAGTATACAGACCTGACCTAGATGCATTTATGTGAGATTATgttcaatttgttttgttttacattgtAGTGTTAACTCGCCTCATTGCAGACACAGAATATTTATCAAAAGCCAGAATCTACCTAATAAAAGTCTGCAGAATAAAGCAGCAGTAGCTTTAGCAGCCATATTTTAATTGTCTCCTGCACCTACATGATCCAATATCATAAAAGTTCTGATGCGTGGCTTAATGTGCCTCATTATTTGCCCCATCAGTTTATTAATTACATTACAAAGGAAATGCAAAATGAAGACTAAAGGGGCGGGGGGTAAGCAGGTCAACCCTTCATATATTCCCGCATCCCGTTGGCCTTTTACAGCAGTCTTACCATCAACCAGCATATTCTGCCTTATAGAGGtcctccttctcctctgtcaCTGCAGTACAGATAATTCTAGAGAATCCATCCTGTTTTCAATCATGATGATCCCATCCATAATTTTTACAATGGGCCATGTAGTATAAGTGTTGTATCAGTTCTTCATAAGTaactttacaaaataataaacaaaacagaatatGATGGTAAAATACACAAATTCTCATTCATCTTCAAAATGTACTTTCTCTGAGTTGTACCATTGGCCTTAAAAACAGTCAACCATTTGCATACAAGTAGATTGGTTTTGGCGTTCTATGATTAAAATCTCCTAACCCAgctactgtaataatttttgacACACACGCAGCAGCTTCATGTCAGGAAATTCCCAGTAGTGAAATAATCTGATAGTACTTCTGATATTGTGTTTCTTAAGGGTCTTGAGTTTAATGGCTTGTAATTGTAAACATTTAATATATAACCTTTGTTTTCCTCATAGGCCCcagaatacaaaacaaaaactgaCAAGTTAGCATCTGAAGGTCTGAATTCCAGAGACCATGAaggtttgtgatttttttttttaaaaaactgt contains:
- the IMPG1 gene encoding LOW QUALITY PROTEIN: interphotoreceptor matrix proteoglycan 1 (The sequence of the model RefSeq protein was modified relative to this genomic sequence to represent the inferred CDS: substituted 5 bases at 5 genomic stop codons); its protein translation is MTLPSKNLAATAAHDSPQLSILPETPSKINHNEAKHLADDSGLENLAKRSKVSTIRRIFDMAKHRTKRSSFFPTGVKVCPQESVKQILASHQAYYRLRVCQEAVWEAFQIFLDRIPGTTEYQNWVTACQRETFCIFDIGKNFSNSQEHLEIIQRRVKHRTFQDRKEDISSEKASGKKVEEPPSVATGPLMNEIVNDSKTSAKLKTEVPNIISKLPVEQTVEFSVTLNNQEYTPELNNPASPQYQKLAAKYQLQMQKIFEKLAGFKEIRVLGFRQKKEKDGTSSTVAQYVVNFERDGPEVKGPVDGIATIDTKKIESEKSTLSAEREIPALIPKVTDLQQMVAMVLQEDKSLSMDFETLQFKDEIIRPSSNINNDVQSMVTDALAGPELVKIASQKSEDEKTKYPISSILSKQVPGEEKITDQLESSGDEVLLPLSMLPSVIPRDDILGPTDQFILLPADTSSGPSIVMGQSFEATSSMWAAATGFEMGVQDLAIDLAITDIMAPVAVEKEGSGYNALPETPGMTPAPSLKYITTSSMTTAIQGQELVVFFSLRVTNMRFSNDLFNQSSPEYKALEQQFIQLLLPYLQSNLTGFKQLEILNFRNGSVIVNSKMKFAKSVPYNITKAVHCVLEDFCDAAAQRLNLEIDSYSLEIEPADQADPCKFLACDEFSQCLKNDWTKEAICLCKPGYVRKDGLLCRSICEMEPPLCVNGGKCELVPGRGAVCRXVLYDKNKAAVALAAIFXLSPAPTXSNIIKVLMRGLMCLIICPISLLITLQRKCKMKTKGAGGPPSPLSLQYRXFXRIHPVFNHDDPIHNFYNGPCSISVVSVLHK